The sequence TTAATCTGAAGTTGGGAGTGTGGAGAGCTAACCGTGTTAGTCAACTCTTCTTGCCGCAAAAAGCAGCTTCCATATTGGGTATTCCTCTAAGTTGTTGTCCTCCAGACAAAATTAGGCTGTACCCCTTCAGGTGTTTTTAGTGCAAGTAGCACTTATAAACTCCTGGCCTCTGGGGTGGAAGACAGCCAAGCAGAAACTTCAAACCAGTCTGCTTAGAAACAGTTTTGGAAGGCAGTATGGGGGCTTCGGGTTCCTAACAAGTTTAAGCATTTCATCTGGCGGGTGTAATAACGCTCTTCCTACTATGAGTAATCTGTTCCAGAGAAAAATCATACCATCTGATCAGTGTCCAAGGACCCGTTGCATGCTATCTAGTCATGCAGAGAAGTGGAAACCGTTTGGAATTCGCCCCATTGCTTTAACCAAGCCAATCTCCCCCGTCCCCAAAGTTTTAGCGACttactctccctttttttgcAGGTTACGGAGGACTATAGAAAGGAGGTGTTTTCTATTGCAACGTCGCTGTTGTGGAACCGGCGAAACACCATTCACTTCGGTAGACCTGTGAGAGCTATGGACCAAATTCTATCAATGGCAGGAAACTTGCTGCAAAATTTTCTAGCAGCCCAACAGAGTGAACTAGTCATCCCACCCCCACCTACATTGCAACATTGGACCAAACCTAACTTACACTATCATAAAGTCAACTTCGATGCTGCAGTGTTCAGGGAGGCACATTTGGCTGGTATCGGTGTCATTGTTCTAGACTGGAGAGGCGAGTTTGTTGGTGCATTAGCTTCCCCAATGTCGCTGACTCACTTCGTTGCTGAAATGGAAGCTCTAGCGTGCCGGAAAGCTGTCGAATTTGCTACAAAACTTGGAGTACAAAGAGTGATTTTTGAAGGGGACTCTCTTTCATCTTACGGTATCGTCATAGAAGACATCCGCAGACAAGCTTTGGTGTTCGAGGCGTGTGTATTTGCCCATACTAGTCAAGTTTGTAATTGTGTGGCTAATGCTATTgcaaaaaaagcaaaagcttTTAGGAGTGCTCAGGTCTGGTTGAACTGTTCACCTGATGACATAGTGTCCTTGCTTTTGTTTGATGTTCACTGAACTATTGTTTTTATTCTATTCAATAATAGCCCAGACTTATAGTctagtttctaaaaaataaagaaaatattttacttttgactAAATATTTTAGTGCAAAACAAACACTATTAAactatgaaaatattattttcattgaaACAAGTACAGCTTAACTTATCATCCATTCTTTTGGATGAATTGATCATTTACACAAAAATaagtgctacatccacaacattttcacaacaaattatatattacaagttattattagttctaatttgaatcaacaacttaaaattacttttttgtccacttataaaaatcaataatccaccacttaagatttgttatgaaaatattgacACTACATTTCTCTTTCATAAatcatccaaaacaaaaacaacaaatgaAAACAGAGACAATCTCGGCAGTGAAATGGAGAGGAGCCCAATTCGAATTactttaaaggaaaaataaaaaggttagaCAGCTCTATTGGGTGCAAGTAACATATCTCATCTTAGTGAATCCAATAACATTGTTCCCTCTTAACACTACCTAATCATAACCATAATTAAGACCGTTGGAAACAATGCAAAGCAACCcgcatttaaataaataacaaaaccaaCACATTAAAATGTAGAATTACAACTAAATATACATGGCACTAATCAATCTGCAATATATAGAACACATTACCAGGTCGCTAAAAGCAAACAGATCCATTTAAATTAGCCATATATGTAGTAAAAACAAGtactagaaagaaaaagaaaaacccataaTAATCCATGTTGTGAGCCTGAAGACGAtagaaaaaagaggaagaaaacaGGGTTCTTGCCAATCATGGATAGCTAACCAGATATTGTCAGCTAATTGAGAACGCAATAATGTTTGCCATTTCAGTCCCTCTTCTTATCCTTCAATGGTCCTCTAGGAATCTTGCTCAAAACCTTTGCATCAAAAACTGCATACTGCTTCTTGAACTCAGCATGTGCCTTCTCAGCAAATGAGTCCACTTGGTCTTCATATTTCTCATAGAGCACTGGCAGTGTGTGTAGCAAAACAAATGCTGCAACAAAGTCAAGAGATGATGTGTTAAGAGCTAATACTTTCAAGATAAGACTAATTCATGCATATGGCAACTCATTAGCCATTACCTATGTAGAACAAGGTCAAGAAGTTGCACCAGTTCCCCACAATAGACAAAACCCACAAGCCAGCAATTGCCTAATTTATCACATCATTCAAATATAATAAGTCAATAAAAACCATTGATGATATAGTataatagctaaaaaatatgATTCTAACCAAGATTGCTATATATGGAACTTAAGAACCATATGCTTGAACAAAACAAATGTAAGTGCAATTCTACAAGGAACTCTCATGTTGTCCAAGAGATAATTAATAATGCAAACTATCAATAAGTACATGAAATTTGGAAATGAACATACAGAGAGGAACTTCTTTAGGTCTCTTCCGGATGCTATATCCCGCAGAAAAGCAAAAGCATTGTTGATCTCAATCCTCAATGCAGTGGCAACCTGAAGAACAGGCTCCTCTGGGATATGGAATTCTGGAATGTGTGGACGACTCCTAAATGAACAAATGGAAGAAATGAGAACtgactaaaaaaaatgcaaaaattggTATAATTAAACGAGCGCAAAGACAGCAGCCTCACTTGTTGATAAATGCAGCTGCGTTGGACCACAAGAACAGAACTGCAAGAGACAGAATCAAGATGTGGCAAACGAGAGTTAACAGGTGGTATTCAAGCAATTCAAACAGAACCCACATAGCAGTTGCACCACCCAGCACTCCCGCTGAGATCTTCTTGTTCCTCCACAAGAAAACATCAGCAGCTGCAGCATAAAAATCATCACAAATACAAACCCATTAGAAACATCGGTATGCCTCGAAATGAAATTACTAATTCTTAACTCACATAACAGCAGTTAGAATCATATATTAAACCTAAAacaagagaataaaaattaaaattaaaaaaaaaaaacataattattaaaGCTTCATTGATTATTATTTCATataataacccaaaaaaaagtttaagaacCTTATTCACAATATAGATTAATCAAATCCATAAGCTTCAATCCGAGAGAAAACCAGATCTAGATCCAAAGTGATCGAAGCAagatctaaaagaaaaattatgcaaTTCCCAACACCGATTTAGGAATACTTCAAGTTTGGCTGTCTAAAACAGACGAATTGGGATCTGATATAACCGTTCACAGCCTAACCTGTTCCGAGATTCCACTACTACTACCACtgcattttctcagcaaccaaacaaatccaaatcgaaaatgacatataaaaaaaaaaacagatcgCATTTGAAGCATTCTCATCCAAATTTCTTCACCAGAAACGAAAtttaaatcaacaaaatataCAAACAGATACGATTCAAATTCAAGCACAATTTCGAGAAAGGAACCTACGTTTGCCACCACCGAAAACCTTGTGAACCGGCCTTTCCCTCCCAAAGAGCCTGTAAATCTTGTTCTGCATCGACGATGACGATTGTGGTGGCGAGCTAATAttcatcttttccttctctctctctctctctctctctttctctctctctctctctttctccttctccttctccttcttcttctcgTCCTCCGAATCCGAAGACGAATCATCGTGGCCACGGATCGTCCCCGCTATCTTCTCCAACAGCGACTCCTTCTCCTCCACCTTCACTTCCTCCTCACGGTGTTGACGATGCTCCTCCGCCATagctatttctctctctctctctctctcactcacgcAAACCCTACCGTTTCTTTTTGAAAACCCTAACCTTTTCTCGTTTCGAAACGTCTCGAAACTGAAGAGAACGAAACTATTAAAGTACAAAGCTACGAAAATTCCCTCTGtgaaaatttctctctctctatcagtGTCTTCGCTCTATAAAGTAGGGAAAGACGTTATGATTGATTTAATCTGGGCCGTTGATAGCTCCGGATCCGAACCTGGAGGctttgctatatttttttttttcttttctagggAAAAAATAGATATGAATGGTAGTAACATTTTTATAGGCCCGAGGCTAACGGCGGTTTGATATGACGGATCCTCCGAGGGAACACGTGGCGAGAGGACAATCAACGATGTGTTTTGAAACCGGGGTGAATGAGGATAAGAGGAGAAAGTCACAAGTAGTGCAGCGGTGTACAAATGACATAATAGAGTCTTGGATCTTTCGACACGTGGCGAAACTGGGCCCGGACGATTATGTCGTATACACTTAGCGATTAAGTAAAtactaataaattataatataatatttattattgagcaatcaaaatattttactgTGTGCGTTACTACAAAGTTTGAAGTTTGGATTAGCGTATGTAAATCTGTttagttaataaaaaatgagacaagagttttgtttttttgagctaGCCTAACTAGACTCATGCACACATTGCATGCGATAAGActagtaaataatattattataaatttataataaatactaaaaatatttatcaCACCGAAAATATGACTAAAAATTACTATGGATAAAAggagtaaaaataaattttcaattaactaaaaaagaaaatgttcaaGACagaaatttttcatttttgttttactcATTGAAATAATAAATTGTGATCAATATAATATAGATCCATCATGAatattaataattgtgaaaaaaattatgaaaatttttttgaaaaaaaaaagaaaatcaagataTTCGCTATGGCAAAACCCCACCTGTAATTTCAGTATCTACAAAAACTTTTAGTGCACCAATAGAATCTGGAGATTCTGGACCGGCATGGCTCCTATATTGCTTGGTTGAAAATTAGTCCGGGCTATCGTATCAGGTGATGCCTGGTGCCACAATTTGAAATAGGTCCCGCTTGATGTTGACAGATTTACGTTAGGGAGGGTCCAATCAGAGAagtaaaacaatataaaaagaataaactcctaaattattattattattatttttttttatgagttggGTTAGTTacctaaaagaagaaaatgagctttatcaaaaaaaaaatgagctgGGTCATTCAGAAAGTCCAACTTGATTAGGAAAGAGATTAGATGGGTTGTAGCAATAGAGATCCTAAGTACGCAGAGAAAGtcggcaatttttttttttttttttttaatttttgaggaaaagaaactcggcaattttttttttgagtgaaaagaaagtcggcaatttttttttttgaggaaaagaaAGTCGGCAATTTAAATTGtctcaaaacatttatattGCACATTGATCTATTCCTCCTTACTggtaaaagccaaaaaatagttTACTTTATTCTCACCACACAACTTTATCATGGACCTCCTAACTAGTACTTTTCTTTTACAGCTGTAAGAACCAACACTGCAGCAAATTGTTCATATGAGACACAtgattttgattaaattatagTGATTAGTGATTAGTGATCATCATGCTTGCTCTAAGAATTAGACACAGGCATCACACTTCAACAAAATGTGCCAATCACCCAATTGTGACAGCCTAAAAGGCCTTAGGGACTTGGCCTCATCTCTATAGACTACATGCACATGGAAGCACAAAAGATGTGAACCCTATCCATACCCATTAGGGTGAATTCTAATTGCCAAGTCCAGAAGAGGTTTCTTCTCGTGGGCCAGCAAAGACATCAAATTTCTTTTAGTTCTAAATATAAACCTCCAAAATGGGCAAGGAGGGACAACAACTTTAAGATAAAAGGCATCAAAGTTCCTAACCTCAAAAGTTTTAAATAAGTAGACCGGCAAAAAGTCATGGATATTACAATGTTTAAACTTAATTCAAAAGAAGATTCAGAAACATTGACAGATTTAAATGGACCTACATCCTGCTGTGTGACAAAAGCACTCATCTAAAAGCATACGCATGCAT is a genomic window of Quercus lobata isolate SW786 chromosome 2, ValleyOak3.0 Primary Assembly, whole genome shotgun sequence containing:
- the LOC115975371 gene encoding reticulon-like protein B1, which translates into the protein MAEEHRQHREEEVKVEEKESLLEKIAGTIRGHDDSSSDSEDEKKKEKEKEKEREREKEREREREKEKMNISSPPQSSSSMQNKIYRLFGRERPVHKVFGGGKPADVFLWRNKKISAGVLGGATAMWVLFELLEYHLLTLVCHILILSLAVLFLWSNAAAFINKSRPHIPEFHIPEEPVLQVATALRIEINNAFAFLRDIASGRDLKKFLSAIAGLWVLSIVGNWCNFLTLFYIAFVLLHTLPVLYEKYEDQVDSFAEKAHAEFKKQYAVFDAKVLSKIPRGPLKDKKRD